The Streptomyces sp. NBC_01775 genome includes a region encoding these proteins:
- a CDS encoding pyridoxal phosphate-dependent aminotransferase, translating to MEFRQSSKLSEVCYEIRGPVIEQADALEEAGHSVLRLNTGNPALFGFDAPEEILQDMIRMLPQAHGYTESRGILPARRAVAQHYQQRGFPEADVDDVYLGNGVSELVSMAVQALVEDGDEILIPAPDFPLWTAVTTMAGGKAVHYVCDEQADWLPDLDDMAAKITSRTKAVVIISPNNPTGAVYPPELLEGILDLARRNGLMVFSDEIYDKILYDGAEHHHVGALAPDLVVLTFSGLSKAYRVAGFRSGWLLVSGPQQHARNYLEGLGMLASMRLCPNAPAQYAIQAALGGRQSIEDLVLPGGRLHEQRDKAWEKLNEIPGVSCVKPKGALYAFPRLDPAVHKIHDDERFVLDLLLREKIQVVQGTGFNWPASDHFRILTLPHADDLDAAISRIGRFLDGYKQ from the coding sequence ATGGAGTTCCGGCAGTCGAGCAAGCTCAGCGAGGTCTGCTACGAGATCCGGGGGCCGGTGATCGAACAGGCGGACGCGCTGGAGGAGGCCGGACACAGCGTCCTGCGGCTCAACACCGGCAATCCCGCGCTCTTCGGCTTCGACGCGCCGGAGGAGATCCTCCAGGACATGATCCGCATGCTCCCCCAGGCGCACGGATACACCGAGTCGCGCGGCATCCTCCCCGCGCGCCGCGCCGTCGCCCAGCACTACCAGCAGCGCGGCTTCCCCGAGGCCGACGTGGATGACGTCTACCTCGGCAACGGCGTCTCCGAGCTGGTCTCCATGGCTGTCCAGGCCCTGGTCGAGGACGGCGACGAAATCCTCATCCCGGCGCCCGACTTCCCCCTGTGGACGGCCGTGACGACGATGGCCGGCGGCAAGGCCGTCCACTACGTGTGCGACGAGCAGGCCGACTGGCTCCCCGACCTGGACGACATGGCCGCGAAGATCACGTCCCGCACCAAGGCCGTCGTCATCATCAGCCCCAACAACCCCACAGGCGCGGTGTATCCGCCCGAGCTCCTGGAAGGCATCCTCGACCTCGCCCGCCGTAACGGCCTGATGGTCTTCTCCGACGAGATCTACGACAAGATCCTCTACGACGGCGCCGAGCACCACCACGTCGGCGCCCTCGCGCCCGACCTCGTGGTCCTCACCTTCAGCGGCCTGTCCAAGGCGTACCGCGTCGCCGGGTTCCGCTCGGGCTGGCTGCTGGTCTCCGGCCCCCAGCAGCACGCCAGGAACTACCTGGAGGGCCTGGGCATGCTCGCCTCCATGCGGCTGTGCCCCAACGCCCCGGCCCAGTACGCCATCCAGGCCGCGCTGGGCGGGCGCCAGTCGATCGAGGACCTCGTACTGCCCGGCGGGCGGCTGCACGAACAGCGCGACAAGGCGTGGGAGAAGCTGAACGAGATCCCGGGCGTCTCCTGCGTCAAGCCGAAGGGCGCCCTCTACGCCTTCCCCCGCCTCGACCCCGCCGTCCACAAGATCCACGACGACGAGCGCTTCGTCCTCGACCTGCTCCTTCGGGAGAAGATCCAGGTCGTCCAGGGCACGGGCTTCAACTGGCCAGCGTCGGACCACTTCCGCATCCTCACCCTCCCGCACGCGGACGACCTGGACGCCGCCATCTCCCGCATCGGCCGCTTCCTGGACGGCTACAAGCAGTAG